From Lysobacter auxotrophicus, the proteins below share one genomic window:
- a CDS encoding tRNA-binding protein, whose translation MTDTISWADFEKVMLCAGTVQRVEEFPEARKPAWKLWVDFGPHGVRKTSAQVKRLYAADELVGRQIVGVINFPPKQVGPFISEFLLTGFPTEEGVVITTIERPVPNGTRMA comes from the coding sequence ATGACCGACACGATCAGCTGGGCCGATTTCGAGAAGGTGATGCTCTGCGCCGGCACGGTGCAGCGCGTGGAGGAATTCCCCGAGGCGCGAAAGCCGGCGTGGAAGCTGTGGGTCGATTTCGGCCCGCACGGCGTGCGCAAGACCAGTGCGCAGGTGAAGCGTCTGTACGCCGCCGACGAACTCGTCGGGCGGCAGATCGTGGGCGTGATCAACTTCCCGCCGAAACAGGTCGGGCCCTTCATTTCGGAGTTCCTGTTGACCGGGTTTCCGACGGAGGAGGGCGTGGTGATCACCACGATCGAGCGACCCGTGCCCAACGGAACGCGCATGGCCTGA
- a CDS encoding NAD(P)/FAD-dependent oxidoreductase, whose translation MTGLDSNYYLATVPERELGFGPLRGPVAASVCIVGGGFAGLNAALGMAERGVRDVVLLESQRVGFGASGRNGGFVFGGFSRGEESLLHDLGPDRARDLYSGTTGAVELIRARTQRYEIDCDRVDAGVIWANWFRDPQVLIERQQLLERSFGAHWQWMPRERLRSLVHTRRYHDGLFEPDAFHFHPLKYARGIARAAMAQGIGIHEQTPAVALERAGRGWRVRTPEGVVEADQVVLACGGYLAGLRSEVDAGVLPIATYVMVTQPLGARLDEVMSTRAAVYDTRFAFDYYRPLPDTRLLWGGRISVLDRSPAEVETVLYRDMLKVFPQLDGVRIDHAWSGLMSYARHQMPQIGAIDDGLWLAQAFGGHGVAPTTFAGELLASAIADGDMRWRELSGYGLVSAIKPVGFVGAQLSYWWAELRDDWKDRMERSWGQAREE comes from the coding sequence ATGACCGGTCTGGATTCCAATTACTACCTTGCGACCGTCCCCGAGCGTGAGCTCGGGTTCGGTCCGCTGCGCGGCCCGGTGGCGGCGAGCGTCTGCATAGTGGGCGGCGGCTTTGCCGGACTCAACGCCGCGCTGGGCATGGCCGAGCGCGGTGTCCGCGATGTGGTGCTGCTGGAATCGCAGCGGGTCGGGTTCGGTGCGTCGGGACGCAACGGCGGCTTCGTGTTCGGCGGCTTCTCGCGTGGCGAGGAGAGCCTGCTGCACGATCTTGGACCGGATCGGGCCCGCGACCTCTATTCCGGCACGACGGGCGCGGTCGAACTCATCCGCGCGCGTACGCAGCGCTACGAGATCGACTGCGATCGCGTCGACGCCGGTGTGATCTGGGCCAACTGGTTCCGCGATCCGCAGGTACTAATCGAGCGCCAGCAGTTGCTCGAACGGAGCTTCGGCGCCCATTGGCAATGGATGCCCCGCGAGCGCCTGCGTTCCCTGGTCCACACGCGGCGCTATCACGACGGCCTCTTCGAGCCGGACGCCTTCCATTTCCATCCCCTGAAATACGCGCGCGGCATCGCGCGTGCCGCGATGGCGCAGGGCATCGGCATCCACGAACAGACGCCTGCCGTCGCGCTGGAACGCGCCGGCAGGGGCTGGCGCGTTCGCACGCCCGAGGGCGTGGTCGAGGCCGATCAGGTCGTGCTCGCGTGCGGCGGGTATCTCGCCGGTCTGCGCAGCGAAGTCGATGCGGGCGTGTTGCCGATCGCCACCTACGTGATGGTCACGCAGCCGTTGGGCGCGCGGCTGGACGAGGTCATGAGCACGCGCGCGGCCGTGTACGACACGCGATTCGCTTTCGATTACTACCGCCCGCTGCCCGACACCCGGTTGCTGTGGGGTGGGCGCATCTCGGTGCTCGACCGGTCGCCGGCCGAGGTCGAAACGGTGCTGTATCGCGACATGTTGAAGGTGTTCCCGCAGCTGGACGGCGTTCGCATCGACCACGCATGGTCCGGACTGATGAGCTACGCGCGTCACCAGATGCCGCAGATCGGTGCCATCGATGATGGACTGTGGCTGGCGCAGGCATTCGGCGGGCACGGCGTCGCACCGACGACGTTCGCCGGCGAGCTGTTGGCGAGCGCCATCGCGGACGGGGACATGCGCTGGCGCGAACTGAGTGGCTACGGCCTGGTCTCGGCGATCAAACCGGTCGGCTTCGTCGGTGCGCAGTTGAGCTACTGGTGGGCCGAGCTCAGGGACGACTGGAAGGACCGAATGGAACGCAGTTGGGGACAGGCGAGGGAAGAATGA
- a CDS encoding glycine zipper 2TM domain-containing protein yields MSLRKLAGPLLALITLLVAACQTTTPGSMQGAVEVRSGVIEQITDVQISNTKTRGLGAVVGGALGLGVGSLIGGGTGRDVAMVLGTIGGAVTGNTVQRRNQAPTPGQDIIVRLNNGVLVSVTQEPTNLRVGQKVFIQGQGEEARVTPAQ; encoded by the coding sequence ATGTCCCTGCGCAAACTCGCCGGTCCGTTGCTGGCGTTGATCACGTTGTTGGTAGCCGCCTGCCAGACCACGACACCCGGTTCGATGCAGGGCGCCGTGGAAGTACGTTCGGGCGTGATCGAACAGATCACCGACGTACAAATTTCCAATACCAAGACGCGAGGCCTAGGGGCAGTGGTCGGCGGCGCGCTCGGCCTGGGCGTGGGCAGCCTGATCGGCGGCGGTACCGGTCGCGATGTCGCGATGGTGCTTGGCACGATCGGTGGTGCGGTGACGGGCAATACGGTGCAGCGGCGCAACCAGGCGCCCACTCCGGGCCAGGACATCATCGTGCGTCTGAACAACGGCGTGCTCGTCTCGGTCACGCAGGAACCAACCAATCTGCGCGTAGGACAGAAGGTCTTCATCCAGGGCCAGGGCGAGGAAGCCCGTGTGACGCCGGCGCAGTAA
- the galU gene encoding UTP--glucose-1-phosphate uridylyltransferase GalU, whose protein sequence is MSARIRKAVFPVAGLGTRFLPATKTVPKEMLPIIDRPLIQYAVDEAIEAGCDTLVFVTNRYKHAVADYFDKAYELEQKLERAGKNEQLELVRNVLPEGVRAVFVTQAEALGLGHAVLCAKAVIGDEPFAVLLPDDLIWNRGPGALKQMADAAEATGASMIAVQDVPREQTASYGIVATENFEKRQGRIRAIVEKPKPEVAPSNLAVVGRYVLNPRIFSLLESTTPGAGGEIQLTDAIASLLEEEAVNAYRFQGTRFDCGTHIGLIEATIRYALDHEKLSDSARQLMQNALAELGVEELN, encoded by the coding sequence ATGTCCGCACGAATCCGCAAGGCCGTTTTCCCCGTCGCCGGCCTCGGCACCCGCTTTCTCCCCGCCACCAAGACCGTCCCGAAGGAAATGCTGCCGATCATCGATCGGCCGCTGATCCAGTACGCCGTGGACGAAGCCATCGAAGCCGGCTGCGACACGCTCGTGTTCGTCACCAACCGCTACAAGCACGCGGTCGCCGATTACTTCGACAAGGCGTACGAGCTGGAGCAGAAGCTCGAGCGCGCCGGCAAGAACGAACAGCTTGAGCTGGTGCGAAACGTACTCCCGGAAGGCGTTCGCGCCGTCTTCGTCACCCAGGCCGAAGCGTTGGGCCTCGGCCATGCCGTGTTGTGCGCGAAGGCCGTGATCGGCGATGAGCCGTTCGCTGTACTCCTGCCCGACGACCTCATCTGGAACCGCGGTCCCGGCGCGCTGAAGCAGATGGCCGACGCCGCCGAAGCCACCGGCGCCAGCATGATCGCCGTCCAGGACGTGCCGCGCGAACAGACGGCGAGCTACGGCATCGTGGCGACCGAAAACTTCGAGAAGCGCCAAGGTCGCATCCGCGCCATCGTCGAAAAGCCCAAGCCCGAAGTCGCGCCGAGCAACCTCGCCGTCGTCGGCCGTTACGTGCTCAATCCGCGCATCTTCTCGCTGCTGGAGTCGACCACGCCGGGCGCGGGTGGCGAAATTCAGCTGACCGATGCGATCGCATCGCTGCTGGAGGAGGAGGCCGTCAACGCCTACCGCTTCCAGGGCACGCGTTTCGACTGCGGCACGCACATCGGCCTGATCGAGGCGACCATCCGGTACGCGCTCGACCACGAGAAGCTCAGCGATTCCGCACGCCAGTTGATGCAGAACGCGCTGGCCGAACTGGGCGTCGAAGAGCTGAACTGA